A DNA window from Thalassospiraceae bacterium LMO-JJ14 contains the following coding sequences:
- a CDS encoding ABC transporter permease — MSSRFFYQRFIQTVLTLVLLSMVVFGLARLSGDPVLIMAPPEATEAQLEQMRADYGLDRPLPVQYWRFVSRVAQGDFGMSIKWNVPAVDIVIERFPATLLLATTSMIFGLLLALPVGIISAVKRDTWVDNFGKIVALTGQSMPTFWFGILLILVFAVYARMLPTSGYGTIYHLILPSITLGGFVAASIMRVTRSAMLDALESDYIRTARSKGVAEWRVIMVHAFKNGAIPILTITALQAATILRGAVVTETVFVWPGIGKIAVDAVYARDFPLVQASVLAMGGVFLVINLLVDFIYVYLDPRISYLKK; from the coding sequence ATGTCTAGTCGTTTCTTCTATCAGCGGTTTATTCAAACCGTTCTGACATTGGTTCTGCTAAGTATGGTTGTTTTCGGGTTGGCGCGATTATCAGGTGATCCTGTCCTGATAATGGCGCCCCCGGAGGCGACAGAAGCCCAACTCGAACAAATGCGGGCGGATTATGGATTAGACCGTCCATTGCCGGTCCAGTATTGGCGGTTTGTTTCTCGTGTCGCTCAGGGTGATTTCGGGATGTCGATCAAGTGGAATGTACCGGCCGTCGATATCGTCATTGAGCGGTTCCCCGCGACATTGCTGTTAGCCACGACATCCATGATCTTCGGACTTCTTCTGGCATTGCCGGTCGGCATAATATCCGCGGTCAAACGGGATACATGGGTTGATAATTTCGGCAAGATTGTCGCATTAACCGGACAAAGCATGCCGACATTCTGGTTCGGTATTCTGCTTATTCTTGTATTCGCGGTGTATGCCCGGATGCTGCCGACATCCGGATATGGAACGATTTACCATCTTATATTGCCAAGCATCACATTGGGGGGATTCGTCGCGGCGTCCATCATGCGTGTCACGCGGTCCGCCATGCTTGATGCGCTGGAATCGGATTATATTCGCACAGCTCGCAGCAAGGGTGTCGCCGAATGGCGGGTAATCATGGTGCACGCTTTTAAAAACGGTGCCATCCCGATTCTCACCATCACGGCCTTGCAGGCGGCGACTATTTTGCGCGGCGCTGTCGTAACAGAGACCGTTTTTGTCTGGCCGGGTATCGGAAAGATCGCCGTCGATGCCGTCTATGCGCGGGATTTCCCGCTGGTTCAGGCGTCCGTTCTTGCGATGGGCGGCGTGTTCCTCGTGATCAATCTGCTCGTGGATTTCATCTACGTCTACCTTGATCCTCGTATCAGCTATTTGAAGAAATAA
- a CDS encoding ABC transporter permease — MNLKSIRSSRLLEWRVAVPGFFLLTVLFCALFADFIAPYHPTKQNLSMFLTPPNADYWLGTDAFGRDILTRILYGGRVSLLVGISSVSLAMVIGVLLGITSAMMEGWVGEAIMRLTDLFLSLPAVLIALAVAATIGPSLLNVIFIIGLLYWAPFARMVRAEALSIRELDYVQAAYAIGCNPFRVLFLHILPNIINTVIVLATLQIAAAILLESTLSFLGVGVPPPTPTWGIMVADGRQYVELGWWTVTFPGMAIMLTVLSINLLGDALRDFLDPKFSKR; from the coding sequence ATGAACCTTAAGTCTATTCGTTCGTCCCGGTTGCTGGAATGGCGTGTTGCCGTTCCTGGGTTTTTCTTATTGACGGTTTTGTTCTGTGCGTTGTTCGCGGACTTTATTGCCCCGTATCACCCGACAAAACAGAATCTCAGCATGTTCCTGACGCCGCCGAATGCGGATTACTGGCTTGGTACCGATGCTTTCGGGCGCGATATCCTGACGAGAATTCTGTATGGCGGGCGAGTTTCCTTGCTGGTGGGCATCAGTTCGGTTTCCCTGGCGATGGTAATCGGCGTCCTTCTGGGCATTACCTCGGCGATGATGGAAGGTTGGGTCGGTGAGGCGATTATGCGGCTAACGGATTTGTTCCTGTCGCTGCCCGCGGTTCTCATCGCATTGGCCGTTGCGGCGACGATCGGCCCGAGCCTGCTGAATGTCATCTTTATCATCGGCTTACTGTATTGGGCGCCTTTTGCCCGGATGGTGCGCGCGGAAGCGCTGTCGATCCGTGAACTCGACTATGTGCAAGCGGCGTATGCCATCGGCTGCAATCCGTTCCGGGTTCTTTTCCTGCATATCCTGCCGAATATCATTAATACGGTCATCGTCCTGGCGACCCTGCAAATCGCAGCCGCTATCCTTCTGGAATCCACGCTGTCGTTCCTTGGCGTCGGGGTGCCGCCGCCAACACCGACGTGGGGTATTATGGTGGCAGATGGACGGCAGTATGTTGAGCTTGGATGGTGGACCGTTACCTTCCCAGGTATGGCGATCATGTTGACGGTGTTGTCCATCAATCTGCTCGGCGATGCGCTTCGCGATTTTTTGGATCCGAAGTTTTCCAAGCGCTGA
- a CDS encoding acyl-CoA dehydrogenase family protein, producing MALDPDTFKQLIDTIRRFVETTLMPAEASVDENDEVPEHIMEGMRQLGMFGLTIPVEYGGLGLNSEEEVQVWFEFSRAAPAFRSVCSSNNGIGSQGIIIDGSEEQKKRYLPLMATGEVVGSFCLTEPGSGSDAKSLRTIARRDGGDYVINGSKRFISNAPFAKVFTVMARTNADDGSDAGVSAFFIDADTPGITLGEPYRKMGQRGAKACDVYFDDVRVPASTLIGGIEGRGFKTAMKVLDRGRLGMAAGCVGVAQRLIEESVRYATARKQFGSPIADFQLIQAMIADSVTDQYAAHSMIMSAAAARDAGQRVTKQASMCKYFASEMVGRIADRAVQIHGGAGYISESAVERLYRDVRVFRLYEGTSQIQQLVIARDTLREMVEY from the coding sequence ATGGCGCTGGATCCAGATACCTTTAAACAACTGATCGATACGATCAGGCGTTTCGTGGAAACCACCCTGATGCCGGCAGAAGCCTCCGTCGACGAGAACGACGAAGTCCCGGAACACATCATGGAGGGCATGCGCCAGCTTGGCATGTTCGGTCTGACGATCCCCGTCGAATATGGCGGGCTTGGCTTGAACTCCGAGGAAGAAGTTCAGGTCTGGTTTGAATTCAGCCGTGCCGCACCGGCGTTTCGGAGTGTCTGCAGCAGTAACAACGGCATTGGCAGCCAGGGGATTATCATCGATGGTTCCGAAGAACAGAAAAAACGCTATTTGCCGCTGATGGCGACAGGTGAGGTCGTCGGCAGTTTCTGCCTGACCGAACCCGGTTCCGGATCGGATGCGAAGTCCCTGCGGACGATCGCGCGTCGCGATGGCGGCGATTATGTGATCAACGGCTCAAAACGCTTCATCTCGAACGCGCCGTTTGCAAAAGTATTTACCGTCATGGCGCGGACGAACGCCGATGACGGCAGCGATGCCGGCGTTTCCGCCTTTTTTATAGATGCCGATACGCCGGGGATCACCCTCGGCGAACCGTATCGGAAAATGGGCCAAAGGGGCGCCAAGGCATGTGACGTATACTTCGATGACGTTCGCGTACCGGCCAGCACGTTGATTGGCGGGATCGAGGGGAGGGGCTTCAAGACCGCGATGAAGGTTCTCGATCGCGGTCGTCTTGGTATGGCTGCCGGGTGCGTCGGTGTGGCGCAGCGTCTGATTGAGGAATCGGTTCGCTACGCGACCGCAAGAAAACAATTCGGCAGCCCTATTGCTGATTTTCAACTGATCCAGGCGATGATTGCGGATTCCGTGACGGATCAATACGCGGCGCATTCGATGATCATGTCGGCGGCGGCGGCCCGGGATGCGGGGCAGCGGGTCACGAAGCAGGCCTCAATGTGTAAGTACTTCGCGTCGGAAATGGTTGGCAGGATTGCCGATCGCGCCGTGCAGATACACGGCGGGGCGGGATATATCAGCGAAAGCGCAGTGGAGCGCCTGTACAGGGATGTCCGCGTATTTCGTCTCTATGAAGGCACTTCGCAAATCCAGCAGTTGGTAATCGCCCGCGACACCTTGCGTGAAATGGTGGAATACTAA
- a CDS encoding ABC transporter substrate-binding protein, which produces MVMQMLRAASGILVVAICAFASVGQAADKNEIVVAQPVLRQQFDPTALVATTDFMPQDMIYDGLFNLTEEGITPALALSWVISDEGKQIDFTLREGVTFHNGDPFTAEDVKFTLDRVRASDSKHAYRKPFQDAIKDIVVLAPNKVRFILTGPWPGYFTGVRNATVGMAPKSYYEKVGPEGFQKAPIGTGPFKLKGSKAGEWTEFSAFDNYWGGRPNVDLVKKLLVKEEFTRYAMLTRDEADIVMGISGPLLNKIRTDNKARIIFSKYSGTSGFYFNKTSFPESQDPRVRLAIGHAIDLKAIANDILGGVCEPASGIFTPATFGHLPGLDIISYDPAKSKKLLAEAGIKPGMELSDAIHTASFGSLPNAPAVQEAIAGYLEAVGFKIKREPYDTGAWLKMMRAGKQPDVFYGPSSIPDDGSATMESWFLSTSPWSSGNISIPKYDEIFKKQLVETDVEKRRALLQEFARDEHERHAGLPLFWCNTPFAIGPRVKEWSTSLGSGYQMNLDKLTLK; this is translated from the coding sequence ATGGTTATGCAGATGCTCAGAGCGGCGTCTGGCATCCTCGTGGTCGCAATATGCGCGTTCGCGAGCGTTGGCCAGGCAGCTGACAAAAATGAAATTGTGGTCGCACAACCGGTTCTGCGTCAGCAATTCGATCCGACGGCTCTTGTCGCAACAACCGACTTTATGCCCCAAGACATGATATATGACGGTCTGTTCAATCTGACCGAAGAGGGCATTACACCCGCGCTCGCCCTTAGTTGGGTCATATCCGATGAGGGTAAGCAGATCGACTTCACCCTTCGCGAGGGAGTCACGTTCCATAATGGCGATCCGTTTACGGCGGAAGACGTCAAATTCACCCTGGATCGTGTGCGGGCAAGTGACAGCAAGCACGCGTATCGCAAGCCGTTCCAGGATGCGATCAAGGACATCGTCGTATTGGCGCCGAACAAGGTCCGCTTTATTCTGACCGGCCCGTGGCCTGGCTACTTCACCGGCGTGCGAAACGCGACTGTCGGCATGGCGCCGAAAAGCTACTACGAAAAAGTTGGTCCCGAAGGTTTCCAGAAAGCTCCGATCGGCACCGGCCCGTTCAAGTTGAAAGGCTCGAAAGCAGGTGAGTGGACGGAGTTTAGTGCATTCGACAATTATTGGGGCGGCCGTCCTAACGTCGACTTGGTCAAGAAGCTCCTCGTCAAGGAAGAGTTCACCCGCTACGCAATGCTGACTCGCGACGAAGCGGATATCGTGATGGGTATTTCCGGTCCGCTGTTGAATAAAATTCGTACCGATAACAAGGCACGGATCATATTCTCGAAGTACAGCGGCACGTCGGGATTTTACTTCAACAAGACGTCATTCCCGGAATCGCAAGATCCCCGGGTGCGCTTGGCTATCGGTCATGCCATAGACCTGAAAGCCATTGCGAATGATATTTTGGGCGGCGTCTGTGAGCCCGCCTCGGGCATTTTCACCCCGGCCACATTCGGCCATCTGCCCGGTCTCGATATTATTTCCTACGACCCGGCCAAGTCGAAGAAGCTTCTTGCCGAAGCAGGCATCAAACCCGGGATGGAACTCTCCGATGCCATTCACACCGCATCCTTCGGATCGCTGCCGAATGCTCCGGCCGTTCAAGAAGCCATCGCCGGTTATCTTGAGGCCGTCGGCTTTAAGATCAAGCGCGAGCCCTATGACACTGGTGCCTGGTTGAAGATGATGCGTGCCGGCAAACAACCGGACGTCTTCTACGGCCCGTCTTCAATTCCAGATGACGGTTCTGCAACGATGGAAAGCTGGTTCCTGAGTACGTCTCCATGGTCTTCGGGAAACATCAGTATTCCTAAGTATGATGAGATCTTCAAAAAGCAGCTGGTTGAAACCGATGTCGAGAAGCGCCGTGCGCTTCTGCAGGAGTTCGCGCGTGACGAACACGAGCGTCATGCCGGTCTGCCTCTATTCTGGTGCAATACGCCGTTTGCTATTGGCCCGCGTGTAAAGGAATGGTCTACCAGTCTTGGCAGCGGTTACCAGATGAACCTCGACAAGTTGACACTCAAATAA
- a CDS encoding AMP-binding protein: protein MAARSSSSPLALELREGTLPKTLMWAASRYAPQVAVVDGDRSLTYAALQQRVARFAHGLRSLGVRHGDHVALWMTDCLEWMVARWAVPAIGAILVPINTRLRAEDISYLLSQSDTSVLIMASTFESVSYLDTLEKLIPDYLSQDRHAWRAKDFPHLRNVVISTAAQVPASMHDFAVIEDTAAQAGINGDDLATLSADVGPEDVAQLVYTSGTTSLPKGAMVCHGALVENNFNAGEMTGLTPDDAFLLTVPSFSASGVAAHCQGLTHGSKLVLMPRFDAEAFCRAVQKERISSAFFADSIVYDLRHFPDRGKYDLSSLRTGSGAPLSEASFDFLLNEMAVPQIVHSYGMSETTNVVSRTSYLEPMEVRRRATGRPLPGVQVSIVSPESEEDLPDGEAGEIRVSGYTVMRGYYNKPDETAAVFDAAGRFRTGDLGYLNEFGELVYTGRIKEMLKVGGFNVAPSEIESYLATHDGVLRAAVVGVSDPRLGEVPFAYVVCRSGERIRAEDLVGHFKTGIAGYKLPKYVSFDGDWPMTGTQKVQKKKLQERAQALVDTGAVPRLD from the coding sequence ATGGCCGCACGCTCTTCCTCATCCCCGCTTGCGCTTGAACTGCGTGAAGGGACACTTCCAAAAACCCTGATGTGGGCGGCATCCAGATACGCACCACAGGTTGCCGTCGTTGATGGTGACAGATCGCTGACGTATGCGGCGTTGCAGCAACGTGTGGCGCGGTTTGCGCATGGTCTGCGGTCGTTAGGTGTTCGGCACGGCGATCACGTTGCGCTGTGGATGACCGATTGCCTCGAATGGATGGTGGCCAGATGGGCCGTGCCGGCGATTGGCGCTATTTTGGTGCCGATCAACACCCGGCTGCGGGCTGAAGATATCAGTTACCTGCTGTCACAGTCGGATACGTCCGTGCTGATCATGGCATCGACCTTCGAATCCGTCAGTTATCTCGATACACTAGAAAAACTGATCCCTGATTATCTGTCGCAGGATCGTCATGCCTGGAGAGCGAAGGACTTTCCCCATCTTAGGAATGTGGTGATTTCCACCGCGGCCCAAGTGCCTGCGTCGATGCATGACTTTGCCGTGATCGAGGATACGGCTGCCCAAGCGGGGATCAACGGTGATGATTTGGCGACACTCAGCGCGGACGTCGGACCGGAAGATGTCGCACAACTGGTCTACACGTCGGGTACGACGTCGTTACCCAAGGGGGCCATGGTCTGCCACGGGGCGCTGGTGGAAAATAACTTCAATGCCGGCGAGATGACTGGGCTGACCCCCGACGACGCATTTCTGCTGACCGTCCCGTCCTTCAGCGCTTCGGGTGTAGCGGCGCATTGCCAGGGACTGACCCATGGATCGAAGCTTGTGCTGATGCCGCGGTTTGATGCGGAGGCCTTCTGCCGTGCCGTTCAAAAAGAACGCATATCGTCGGCGTTTTTTGCGGATTCCATTGTTTACGACCTTCGGCATTTTCCGGACCGGGGCAAGTATGACCTGAGCTCGCTCAGAACCGGTTCAGGTGCGCCACTTTCCGAGGCATCATTCGATTTTCTGTTGAACGAAATGGCCGTGCCGCAGATCGTTCACAGTTATGGTATGTCCGAGACGACAAATGTCGTTTCACGTACCAGTTATCTGGAGCCCATGGAGGTGCGGCGACGCGCTACCGGAAGGCCGCTTCCGGGCGTACAGGTGTCCATTGTTTCGCCGGAGAGCGAAGAGGACCTGCCGGACGGTGAGGCCGGCGAGATCCGGGTTAGTGGCTACACGGTGATGCGGGGCTACTACAACAAACCAGATGAAACGGCTGCTGTCTTCGATGCTGCCGGGCGGTTCCGCACCGGGGATTTGGGATATCTGAACGAATTTGGCGAATTGGTCTATACGGGACGCATCAAGGAGATGCTGAAAGTCGGCGGGTTCAATGTCGCGCCTAGTGAGATTGAATCTTATCTTGCAACTCATGATGGAGTCTTGCGGGCTGCCGTTGTCGGGGTTTCCGATCCGCGTTTGGGCGAAGTGCCGTTCGCATACGTCGTCTGCCGCTCGGGCGAGCGGATACGTGCCGAAGACCTCGTTGGGCACTTCAAAACCGGGATCGCCGGTTACAAGCTACCAAAATATGTGTCATTCGACGGTGACTGGCCAATGACGGGCACACAAAAAGTTCAGAAAAAAAAGCTGCAGGAGCGCGCTCAGGCACTTGTAGATACGGGCGCTGTGCCGCGCCTCGATTGA